One segment of Chloroflexota bacterium DNA contains the following:
- a CDS encoding F420-0--gamma-glutamyl ligase, translating to MPVPEPADRPTGILAEPNPDRVLHASLDGTVYARHPVRTHLVTDADDAVEVVRRHATPLDADVLLVAVSERMVAITQGRSYPMSSIRPGRLARFLVRFVTRPGYGIGLGTAETMQLAISEVGAPRILLAALVSGLTKPIGVHGLFYRIAGRQAAAIDGPTSYTIPPYNKSATLGPKDPDGAAREISQVLGIPAAVIDANDAGCNVLGLTRDLERRFVERLFADNPLGQAGEQTPICVVRRVDWPDGGPLPAEPRRRLTPP from the coding sequence ATGCCCGTGCCGGAGCCGGCCGACCGCCCGACGGGAATCCTGGCGGAGCCGAACCCGGACCGCGTCCTGCATGCAAGCCTGGACGGCACCGTCTACGCACGTCACCCGGTCCGCACGCACCTGGTGACCGATGCCGATGACGCGGTTGAGGTTGTCCGCCGCCATGCGACCCCGCTCGACGCGGACGTCCTCCTCGTCGCCGTCAGCGAGCGCATGGTCGCCATCACCCAGGGTCGCTCATACCCCATGAGCAGCATTCGCCCCGGTCGCCTCGCCCGCTTCCTGGTCCGGTTCGTGACACGTCCGGGCTATGGGATCGGGCTCGGGACGGCCGAGACCATGCAGCTGGCAATCAGCGAGGTCGGCGCGCCGCGCATCCTGCTGGCCGCCCTGGTCAGTGGCCTGACCAAACCAATCGGGGTCCACGGGCTCTTCTACCGGATCGCCGGGCGCCAGGCTGCGGCCATCGACGGCCCGACCAGCTACACCATCCCGCCCTATAACAAGTCAGCGACACTCGGACCGAAGGATCCCGACGGGGCGGCGCGGGAGATCTCGCAGGTCCTGGGCATCCCGGCGGCGGTGATCGATGCCAACGACGCCGGCTGCAACGTGCTCGGGCTGACGCGTGACCTGGAGCGGCGCTTCGTGGAGCGTCTCTTCGCCGACAACCCGCTTGGGCAGGCTGGGGAGCAGACCCCGATCTGCGTCGTACGCCGCGTCGACTGGCCGGATGGGGGGCCGCTGCCGGCCGAGCCGCGGAGGCGGCTTACCCCTCCATAG